The following nucleotide sequence is from Magnetococcus sp. PR-3.
TGACTTGCCTGTTCCGCAGCGCCAGCAATGGTATTCATATTATCCGCAACAGAATTAGCCCCACTGGTTAAATTGGCCATTCGGTCAGATGTACGGTTGGAGAGATCCTTAATATTTGCGATGGCCTCAGTTAAGGTCTCATTTTGGTCTGACAAGACATGGGAAAACTCATTCACTTTTTTCGAATTCACACCAAGTGTCCGACTAATCCCCAACACTTCCTGAATAAAGGCCGTCACACTGCTGGACTGCATACCAATGGTACGAACGCTAAACGTCAAACTATCGGCCAGTCTATTGACAAAAATACCAATTTCATCAATTTCATCGGGTTGGTCAGAAATGACCACCCGCTCTGTGAGGTTACCTTCGGCCAGATCTTCAATGGAATGACCAATCTGTGTCAGTCGACTGGTAATCTTGTTGCGGGTAAAGAGTGAGATCAACGCAACCAAGGCAATAGCTGCTATGAATGAGCTCAAGGCCAACTTCCAAACCACGGCCATGGCACCTGACTCTTCAATACCACCAACAATTTCCCATTTAAGTGCAGGAACTTTGGTTGATTGAACAACCCAACCTGAAAGATCCCCCGTCAGCATGCCTTTTTGGATGTCACCATCCATACCTGGTGTTTTACCTACCACACTGTTCGTGCCCCCCAACAGTGCCGCAACAACCTGCTCTTTTTGGAGTTTTTCTGTCAGCTCTTTAACCAAACCTGAGATGGGTTGATAGAGGAATAATAAGCCCTCCATATTGCCTTCCACTTCCAACCCAGCAACCGTGTATAACCCCCAGGTTCCCCCAGACTTACGGGCTATATGGATACGTTTTTTCCCCTGGGCTTTCATCTCAGCCAGCATACTCTCCACATCAAACGCATAAAACTCCTCAACCCGCTTACCACTGGAGAGTTGTAGGTGAGGTTTACCTTTGGCTGTGGCCAGTTGAATAATGGTGTAACGAGGTTTGGCCTCATAGACACGCTGGAAAAAGAGCTCCAGGTTAGAAGAAGCCTCCGTCATACCATCTAAATCTTCGAACACCAAAGAAGTTAAAAAATTCTCGATATCCCGATGAGCCTGCATGACCGCAATATCTTCACTGGTCTGTTTGACTCTCGATTCCACCAAGGAAGCAGAATCCTGCAGCGCAACATGCAGCTTCCCGCGCATGTTATCTTCTAGAACAGTCAGTACCATAGAACCTGACAGCCAACCCTGGACGAGCAAAACCAAGGAAACCAAGACAAACACGACCAATACAATCTTTACGCTGAGCTTCATGGGGACACCCCTAAAAACAACCAAGTCGTGACCAGACCCCCTCTTGATCTCATCACATACAGTATGGGTTACCTGTAAGTAACCCACACAGCTTTACCATCCATGCGACCAAAGTTGAGTGGGGTGTCCCCAACACCCCTCTCAAAGACCACTTAAAACTTCGCTTTGATCATATCCCACTTAGCATCAAGCGCAGCACCTTCCGACATGTTAACGGTACCTTGCGCAGAGATGATGGATTGGCCTTCAGCACTAAGAACAAAGTCCATTACTTTTTGGGCTTCAGGGTTGGTTGGATTTTTGTTCAGCGCCAAATAGAGCGGACGGATTAAGGGGTAAGCACCAGAAGCGATGTTCTCTTTAGTCGGTGCAACACCATCCAAGCTCATGAATTTAACTTTGCGCTTTTTGGCAGAACTAATGCCGTCAACCCCCATGGCACTGGCTGATTTTTCAACTTTAGCTTCCAATGGCCCAGTTGATTTAACCTTAAGGGAGCGGGCTTTAAACTCGTACTCTTTATCCCCAAACACTTCCATACGGAACATATGCCCAACACCGGAATATTTACCATTTCGGGTAACCAGGATAATACGCTTGTTTGGACCACCAAGATCTTTCCAGTTGGTGATCTTACCGTCGTAGATTCCCTTCAACTGCGCCATGGTAATGTTCTCAACAGGGTTGGAGGGGTGCGCAATAACCACCATGGCATCCCAAGCAACTTGCGTAAGAACAGCATTATTCTCCTCACCATGAACGGCACCACCTTCCATGAGCTGCTGGCGACAGGTACCACCAATATCGGTCGTTCCAGCTGATGCCGCGCGAATACCTTTGGTTGCACCACCACCACTGATCTTAATGGGAACACCGGTTTTGGCCTCATAGGCCTTGGCTATTTCTGCCATAAAAGCCTTTTTAGTGATGCCACAACCTTTCCACGACACTTCGGCCGCAGTAGCGTTGGCCGCTAAACCCATTGTTAACAGACCGTAAACAGCAGCAACTGCAAATCGTTTCATTTCCCACTCCCCTACAGACAAGTACAATATGCTAATATTGACAGCTATATATATAACTGCCTATTTTTCAAAAGGTAGCTCACGTTTATTTTACACTCCATTTAATTTATGCCTAGCAAACTTTATTAATATTGCCATTTTTTTTGTTAACAAGTTGTTAATGTAAATATTGTTTTGCAGAATTTGTCACATTGCTTACTCGAATGTGATGCCATGAGACATTCCATCAGAAAAAGACAAAACAATACGTATTATGCACAACAAACCCACGCTTCTTCCTGCAAAACCAAAAAGAACTCTGCGTTACGTCAAAAGCCACCCATACAAAAGCCCATGAATATCGTATGATTCATTATAAAGTCATTCTAAAATGGAAATATTTACATAAAGATCGACGCCAAGCTCAGGGCAACGATTATGAGGGGATACAGCTATGAGCGCATCCATACCATTGGTGCTTAATGGCCATATGCGGATTAAGCTGCATGGCCTAGCCGCGCTTGCAGCCCTGTTTCTAACTTTTTATGGAAAACAGGTCTGTCCATTTATAGACAAGGTAACCCTGCTACATCTGTTCTCCACCCTAGTGGGTATCTTTTTTATTCAAGTCCTTTTAAGAGAGTGGGTATTTAGAACCTACCCTACCCCACCTCCAGGTCAGACCTCAGCCCGACATTTTTTTCGCCTTTCTGTTATAACATGGTTTTTTACTGGTATTTTAGCTTGTGTGGTTACATGGCAGGTGTATGGCGAGGCTTTTCACTGGAGCAGCTACCCAAAACTACTTGCTGGGTACTGGGCATTAGGGGCTGGCCTGCTTTCACAGCTTGAGTACATTATGGTTGAACAACATCTGCGCCGCACAACCCCCAATGGGCAAGGGCAAGAACGTATTACCGTGCGCTTAATGGAGGCATTTGCCGCGTTTACCATTGTACCTGCCCTGGTCATGACCTTAATGAGCTTTCGCTTTGTCTATGAGGGTTATATTGATAAGGCGGCTGCTTTTGAAGTGCTCTTTTTAGCCATCTGTTTTGTTGCAGCGGCTCTTTTTGTCTCCTGGCGTTATGGCCGCGCCCTGCATAGGGATTGTGATGCGCTGACTGAAGCAGTCAACGAAATTGCACATGGACGCTTTGGGGTAAAAGTGGACAGCTCCCGAGCAGATGAGCTGGGGATTATGGCTCATGGTATTAATGAAATGGGACAAGGCCTGGTATTACGAGAACGGATACGGGACGCCTTTGGACGTTTTGTAAACCCAGAGGTTGCTGAATCCTTTATTCAACGCTATGCCCAGGAAGAAAACCATATTCAAATGGGCGGAGAACGAAAGGAAGTGACCATTCTGATTGCTGATTTACGCAGCTTCACCCCGCTTTCAGAATCCATGGATCCCGAAGATCTCACAGAGCTTTTAAACGGATATATGAGCGCCATGGTCCGGGCCATTCAACATCATGGCGGTATGGTTGACAAATTCATTGGCGACGCCGTACTCGCTGTTTTTGGTCTGTCAGACCAGAAAGAAAACGCCCCTCTGCAAGCAGTACGGGCTGCGCAGGCAATGCGCGCCGAGCTGGTCACTTTTAATGTGGCGCAACAGTTCAAGGATCGTCCAATTTTAGAGAATGGTATTGGCATTCACTGTGGTGAGGTCGTGGCGGGATATATTGGTAGTACCGATCGGTTAGAATTTACAGTCATTGGACACAACGTCAATGTTACAGCGCGTATTGAGTCCTTATGCAAAACCCCCAACCCACCCATTCTTTTTTCGCACCCCGTAGCTGAAGCCATACAAACGGATATTCCTGTACGTGAAATCACCACGGCATCATTAAAAGGCGTGACCGAACAGATCACACTCTACAGCGTATTCCCTGAAAATAGGCATCCTGAAAAATGACTTTTTGGTAATTTATTAGGGGTGCCGACAATCCTTGGTTGACGAACGGATTGTCATCTTTAATTATAAGGCTCCCTGCGGGAGAGAGCAGGCTGTTTGACATGCATTGTAAATAAGGCTTCTTCATGGATACCCACCCTTATAGTGAAACCCACGGTTTTACCGCCCATGCTCTACAAGAGCTTGAGGCACAACGCCCTTCTGAGTACGGGACCATTCGGGGGTTTTACGACACCCACCCGACCCTATCAGAGCTGAAGGCAGAGGTGATCGAGGGGTTATCCAACACTCCCAAACAGATCTCACCTAAATTTTTTTACGACGCCTACGGCTCTAAACTCTTTGATGCCATCACAGAGCTGCCGGAATACTACCCCACACGTACAGAGATTGCGCTTATCCGTCAACATGGTGCCGAAATGGCACGCATGGCGGGTACAGGCTCCGTTCTGGTTGAGCTAGGCAGTGGTAGCAGCCTAAAAGTACAACTGCTGCTTGAAGCGTTGAAACCGGCAGCCTATGTCCCCATCGATATATCCCGTCAACATCTTCTTGAGTCGGCAGAATCTTTGGCAAAATCCTTTCCACATACGGCTATTTTCCCCGTTTGTGCCGATTACTCCAAAGATTTTCACCTACCTGAGATTGAGGAAGAAGCCCCACGTTTGGCCTTTTTTCCGGGTTCCAGCATTGGGAACTTTGAACCCAAGGATGCCGTTACCCTGCTGGGTCGTGTGGCCAAACTGCTCGGACATGGCGGAGGCTTAATTATTGGGGTCGATCTCCCTAAAGACCCCCAGGTACTCCATGCCGCATATAATGATGCACAAGGGGTAACCGCCCAGTTTAATGTCAACCTGTTAACCCGCATTAACCGTGAAGCCAGTGGACACTTTAACCTCAGTCAGTTCACCCATGATGCTTTCTTTAATGAAGATCTCAGTCGTATTGAGATGCACCTAAAGAGCACGACGGATCAGATTATTAAAATCGGTGATCATAGCTTTACCTTTGAAAAAGATGAAACCATCCATACTGAAAGCTCCTACAAATATTCTGTCGAAGCTTTTAGGGATTTAGCCAGTACCGCTGGTTTTCATTCTGAAGCTCTATGGATGGATGAAGAAAAGCGGTTCAGCATTCATTTTATGCGGGTTGGAAAAAGCAACTAAGCCAGCTTAAATCATCATAAAAAAAGAGGGGGGATTTGTATCCCCCCTCTTTTTTTGGTCAGACATTCAGCTACGGATGTCTGTATGAATCCACTTTTTTGGCTAACGGCAGCTCACAAACCGGATACTACTCATGGTATCTGTCAGTGTCTCTTTAAACAGCGATAACACCTGATCAATCTCTACTTCTGTGGTTGCCGCCCCCAGTGAAAAACGCACCGAACAGTGCGCATCTTCTGCCGATATTCCCATTGCCAACAAAGCATGGGAAGGATCAGGATTCCCCGATTTACAGGCAGAACCCGAGGAGAAATAAACGCCACGACGATCCATCACCAACACCAGAGACTCCCCACGAATACCCGGTAGGGTTACGTTTAAGGTGTTTGGAAGTCGTTTTTGTGCGTGCCCATTGCGCTTGGCACCAGGTACCTGCGTAAGAAGCCCCTCTTCCAACTGATCACGCAGGGCACTTAACCGCTGATTCTCACCATGGCGAAGGGCCAATTCAGCCCGTTCACACGCTTTACCAAAACCAACAATACCCGGCACATTTTCTGTTCCTGCACGCAGCCCCCACTCCTGGCTGCCGCCCGTTGTGACAGCATCAACATCCACCCCTTTACGGATATACAGCGCCCCAACACCTTTAGGACCATGAATTTTATGGGATGAGACAGACAGCAGATCAACCCCAAGATCCTCAACATTAAGAGGGATTTTGCCCAACGCTTGCACCGCATCGGTATGAAAGAGCACTCCTAGATCACGTGCCATGGCAGCCATCGGTTGAATGGGCTGTAACGTACCTGTCTCATTATTGGCCGCCATAATGGACACCAAGGTCGTTTGTGCGGTGAGCGCCTGCTCATAGGCCTGCATGGAAACCAACCCATGTTCATCCACTGGCAGGTAGGTAATGCGGTGCCCCTGCTTCTCCAAACTACGGCAGGTTGCAAGAATAGCAGGATGCTCAACAGCAGAGGTAATGATGTGGCAACGCTGACCTTGCTGCACAGAGACCACCCCTCTGAGGGCCATATTATCGGCCTCGGAGCCACTTCCTGTAAACACAATACGGCGGGCGGTACAACCCAGCACCTGAGAGAGCTGACGCCGAGCATTTTCCACAGCATGTCGCGCTTTAACACCTAATCCATGAATGCTGGAAGGGTTACCAAAGGCTTGCTCCATAAAAGGTCGCATAACTGCGATCACTTCAGCGTCCAGGGGGGTCGTTGCATTGTGGTCTAAATAGATCTCCGTCTGGACAACCTCTTGGGTCGCCTGTTTAACCGGCTCTGCCTGTTCTTCTATTTCAGAGAAACGGGCGTCTGCATCTCCTGCTTTTCGTATTTCACATAACAGGGTTTTGTAGATGGGAAAACCTGAAATGGGATCATAATGTTCTGGATCCGTCAGAACGTTTACATTGCAGGCTTGCCATGACTCAGGCCCAACCGGGCCCCCTCCCCCCATGTTGGCATCCACCGACCCTTTAACAATACTATCGGTTACCCGAGCTCGATATTTGATCTC
It contains:
- a CDS encoding phosphate ABC transporter substrate-binding protein; the encoded protein is MKRFAVAAVYGLLTMGLAANATAAEVSWKGCGITKKAFMAEIAKAYEAKTGVPIKISGGGATKGIRAASAGTTDIGGTCRQQLMEGGAVHGEENNAVLTQVAWDAMVVIAHPSNPVENITMAQLKGIYDGKITNWKDLGGPNKRIILVTRNGKYSGVGHMFRMEVFGDKEYEFKARSLKVKSTGPLEAKVEKSASAMGVDGISSAKKRKVKFMSLDGVAPTKENIASGAYPLIRPLYLALNKNPTNPEAQKVMDFVLSAEGQSIISAQGTVNMSEGAALDAKWDMIKAKF
- a CDS encoding adenylate/guanylate cyclase domain-containing protein, whose protein sequence is MSASIPLVLNGHMRIKLHGLAALAALFLTFYGKQVCPFIDKVTLLHLFSTLVGIFFIQVLLREWVFRTYPTPPPGQTSARHFFRLSVITWFFTGILACVVTWQVYGEAFHWSSYPKLLAGYWALGAGLLSQLEYIMVEQHLRRTTPNGQGQERITVRLMEAFAAFTIVPALVMTLMSFRFVYEGYIDKAAAFEVLFLAICFVAAALFVSWRYGRALHRDCDALTEAVNEIAHGRFGVKVDSSRADELGIMAHGINEMGQGLVLRERIRDAFGRFVNPEVAESFIQRYAQEENHIQMGGERKEVTILIADLRSFTPLSESMDPEDLTELLNGYMSAMVRAIQHHGGMVDKFIGDAVLAVFGLSDQKENAPLQAVRAAQAMRAELVTFNVAQQFKDRPILENGIGIHCGEVVAGYIGSTDRLEFTVIGHNVNVTARIESLCKTPNPPILFSHPVAEAIQTDIPVREITTASLKGVTEQITLYSVFPENRHPEK
- the egtD gene encoding L-histidine N(alpha)-methyltransferase, with protein sequence MDTHPYSETHGFTAHALQELEAQRPSEYGTIRGFYDTHPTLSELKAEVIEGLSNTPKQISPKFFYDAYGSKLFDAITELPEYYPTRTEIALIRQHGAEMARMAGTGSVLVELGSGSSLKVQLLLEALKPAAYVPIDISRQHLLESAESLAKSFPHTAIFPVCADYSKDFHLPEIEEEAPRLAFFPGSSIGNFEPKDAVTLLGRVAKLLGHGGGLIIGVDLPKDPQVLHAAYNDAQGVTAQFNVNLLTRINREASGHFNLSQFTHDAFFNEDLSRIEMHLKSTTDQIIKIGDHSFTFEKDETIHTESSYKYSVEAFRDLASTAGFHSEALWMDEEKRFSIHFMRVGKSN